The Gemmatimonadota bacterium DH-78 region CGAGGGAGGGGAGACTCCGTATCTGCAGGGGATGATGGTCGTGGTCGAGCCCTCCACCGGTCAGGTGAAGGCGCTGATCGGCGGCCGCGACTTCGAGCACAGCAAGTTCGATCGCGCGCGACTGGCCCGGCGTCAGGCCGGCTCGTCGTTCAAGCCCTTCGTGTACGTGTCGGCCCTCTCCTCGGGGCTGCCGGCCTCGCACATCGTGTCGGATCAGCCGGTGGTCTACTCGCAGGTGAGCGGCGAGGACTGGCGCCCCTCGAACTTCGACGGCGAGTTCCGGGGCCCCATGACGATCCGCGAGGCGCTGCGCTCCTCGATCAACATGGTGGCCATCAAGCTGGGTTGGGAGGAGGTGGGCATCGAGACGGTGGCCCAGACGGCCCGACGCATGGGCATCACCACCGAGATCGAGCGCTTCCCCTCCACCACGATCGGCGCGGTCGAGGTGCGGCCGCTCGAGATGGCCGAGGCCTACACCGCCTTCGCCAACCTCGGCACGAAGGTGCGCCCCTTCCCGATCCTGCGGGTGGAAGACGCCGACGGGGAACTGCTGTGGGAGCCGCAGCCCGAGCGCACGCAGGTGCTCGACTCCCTCCCGGCACGGCTGATGGTCGACATGCTGCAGGACGCGGCCAATCAGGGCACCGGAGCCAACATCCGAGCGATCGGCAATCTGCCGTACGAAGTGCCCGCCGCCGGCAAGACGGGCACCACCAACGACGGCACCAACACCTGGTTCATGGGCTTCACGCCGAATCTGACGGCCGGCGTCTGGTTCGGCATGGACCGCCCGGTGCCGATCACCTACAACGCCACCGGTGGAGGCTATGCCGCCCCGGTGTGGGGCCGGTTCATGCGGCACGTGTACTACGGCATGGACTCCGCCACCGATTCGACCGCCACGGCGGGCACCTTCGACGAGGGGGTGGTGCCGATCCCGGCGCCGTGGCCGATGCCCGTCGAGCTGACCACTCGCGAGGTGGACGGGCGCAGCGGGAAGCTGTGGTCGCCCTGGTGCTCCGACGCGGTGGATCCCGCCACCGTGGACGAAGACGGTCCTCGCCCGGTCATGCGCCGCTACACGGAGTACTACATCCCCGGCACGGAGCCGACCGAGATGTGCGACGATTCGCGGCGCAACATGTTCCGGATTCCCCAGGGAATCGGGCCCGTCGGGCGCCGGGGGGGAGGCGGCGGGGGTTGAGTCGGGCCCTCTTCCTCTTCCCGTCCACGCACATGGCGATGTGGGCCGAAGAGGTGGCCGAGGAGGCTTCGCTTCCGGCCGAACTGGTGCCGGCGCCCCCGGGCAGCGAGGCCCTGTGCGATCTCGCTCTTCAGACCTTCGACCACCTCGAGGGGGCGGTTCGGACGGCCCTCGTCGAGGCGGGAGTCGACTTCACCCGGCCGGCAGCGTCTCCACCCCCGACCGAGTGACCCGGTGCGAGACGAGCGGGCGCAGCGGCCCGCCCTCGTCGTCCCACCGCACCGCGTTCCGCAGCGCCACCTCGCCGGCATCCGCCGCACCCTCGTCGGCTGCGTGCACCTCGGCGAGCAGGTCGCCGTGCGACAGTGCGTCGCCCGCCTCGACGCACAGCAGGAAGCCCACGCGCGGGTCGATGGTGTCTCCGAGACGGGCCCGCCCGCCCCGCATCGCCACCACGGCCTCGCCTAGGGCCCTCGGCTCCACCCGGGCCAGCCGTCCGTCCCGATCGGCGGAGATCGCGCGCACCACCGGCGCCCGCTCGAAACCGTCGGGGTTCGACACCAGCGCGGGGTCCCCTCCCTGCGCCTCCACGAGCCGCTCCATTCGCCGCAGCGCGGAGCCGTCGTCGAGGGCCGCCTCGGCCGCCGCGATCGCATCGGGCTCGGTGCGTCCCGAGTCGCCGAGGCGGGCCATGGCCGCCGCTTCGAGCACCACGAGCGCGCGCAGGTCGTCGGGGCCGCCCCCCGCCAGACAGCGGAAGGCCTCGGCCGTTTCGAGGGTGTTGCCGACGGCGCGTCCGAGCGGCCGATCCATCGCCGTCACGAGCGCCTCCGTCTCCACCCCGCGCGCCGCACCCAGCCCCACCATCACTCGAGCCAGCTCGAGTGCCCGCTCCTCACTCTGCATGAAGGCTCCCGACCCCACCTTCACGTCGAGCAGCAACCCGGTGAGCCCCTCGGCGAGCTTCTTGCTCATGATGCTGGCGGCGATCAGCGGAATGGCCGGCACGGTGCCCGTCACGCTGCGCAGATCGTACAGGCGGCGGTCGAGGGGGGCGATCTCGGCCGTCTGCCCGATCATGGCGCACCCGACCGCTTCGAGCACGGCCCGAAAGGCGCCGAGATCCAGATCGGTGCGAAACCCGGGGATCGCTTCCAGTTTATCCAGCGTACCACCGGTGTGTCCCAGGCCCCGCCCCGACATCATCGGTACGTACACGCCCAGTTCCGCCGCGAGCGGCGCCAGCGCGATCGAGACCTTGTCGCCCACTCCGCCGGTGGAGTGCTTGTCGATGCGGGCCGCGCCGAGGTCCCGGAGGTCGAGCGAGGCCCCCGACCCGAGCATGATCTCGACGAGGTCGTCGAGCTCTCGAGCGTCCATTCCCCGGAAGAGCACCGCCATGAGAAAGGCCGACATCTGGTACTCCTCCACCTCTCCGGCGAGGTACGCCGAGAAGAAGTCCCGCAGCCGGGACGAGGAGATGGCTCGGCCGTCGCGCTTGGCCTCGATCACCTGGGCGGGGATCATCGCGTTGCTTCTCCCTCTGTATCCCCTGGCGGGGCAGGAGGTGGTGGTTTCGGTGTCGATTCGAGATGGGGTGACCCGGGGAGACGAGCACTTCGCCGCCCTGCGGGCCGACAGCGCCCTGGAGTCGTACCGCGGGACGCTCGTCTCCGAGCCCGACCGCTTCGACGCGCTCTGGCGAGCGGCGCGGGCCGCGGTGTCGGTCGGAATGCTCGAGCCCGACGACGACCGCAGCGCCGAATGGTACGACCTGGCGCTGGATTTCGCCGACCGGGCGGTCTCGGTCGAGCCCGACTCGGCGGCGGGATGGGAGTGGCGGGCCATCGCCACCGGCCAGAAGGCGTTGGCGGTCGGCCCGAGCCGACGAGTGGCACTGTCCGAGCAGGTGCGAACCTACGCGTTGCGCACCCTCGAACTCGACCCGGAGGCGGCCGGCGCCCATCACGTGCTCGGACAGTGGCACGCGGAGATCCAGCGACTGGGCGGACTCACCCGCTTCGCCGCCGAGCGGCTCCTCGGGGCCGCCACCTTCCGCGAAGCCTCGTGGACCGAGGCCCTGCGCCATCTGGAGCGGGCCGTCGAACTCGAGCCTCGGGCACCCATCCACAGGCTGGCCCTCGCCCGGCTTCTCGTGGACCGCGAGCGCCCGGCTGAAGCGATCCGGCAACTCCGGACCGGAGCGACGCTCGCGCCGGCCGAGCCCACCGACCCCGGGCATCTCGAGGAGATCCGCGACCTGCTGGCCGATCTCGAATCCGGGGCCCGATGACGACGACCCCGCGCCGGTTCGCGGGGCGCGGACCGGAGCGGGGCCGTACGACGGCGCTCAGCGACCGAGGCGGGCCCGCGCGCCTTCGAGCGCGTCGTCGACCTTGCTCCGAACGTCGGCGGCGAGGTCCTCGAACCGATCGCCGGCATTGCTCCGGACGTCCACGGCCCGGCGCCGGATCCTGCGACGGGTGCGGCGCCCACTCTGCGGGGCCGTCAGCAGGGCCACACCGGCGCCGATGACGGCGCCGAGCACCAGCCCGGAAACGAAGTTCATGACCTGGGTGGAATGTTCGTCGTATTCCATTGTCTACGCGCTCCAACGCGATGGGGTCAGGGGGGAGGCACCGGTGCCCGGGCACCGACACCCTCTCTATATTACTGCAATCGGGGGACTCCGTCCCCCACCCGAGCGACCGACGGGACGAGCCCGTCGACGCCATTCCGAGCGTCGTGGAGGAGCGATGGAGTCCCAGCCGCGCGAGATTTCGATTCCCGCGGAGGCCTTCGAGCATCTTCGGGCCGCCCTCGTCCAGGAGGGTGGCGAGGCCGCCGGGGTCCACGCACTCCACGCGGCCGGCTTCGCCACGGGCGAGAGCATCTACGAGCTCTTCGTCGGCTCCACGGGCCGCACTCCGGAAGACACGGGGCCCGGCCGCTTCTTCGCCGGCCTCGCGGACTTCTTCCGGAGCAGGGGCTGGGGAACCCTCACGCATGAATCGCGCCACCCCGGTCTGTCGGTGCTGACCAGCGTCGACTGGGCCGAGGCCGACGAGGAGAGCGAGGGGCATCCCACCTGCGCCTTCTCCTCGGGCGTACTCAGCTATCTGCTCACCCGGGCCGCAGGGGCCCCGGTAGCGGTGCTGGAGACGGCGTGCAGAGCGCGGGGCGACGCGCGCTGCGAGTTCGCCTTCGGCTCGGAGCACACGATTCAGGCGGTGTACGGGGCGCTCGTGGAGGGCGGCACTCTCGACGACGCCCTGGCCTCGCTTCGGTCCGGCGCCGACTGATCGTGCGCTGGATGTCGATCGACTACGGGGAGCGCAGGATCGGCGTGGCGCTCAGCGATCCCACCGGCACCCTCGCCAGCCCCCTCGAAACGGTTCACCGTCGCCGTGGCAAGCGCCCCCCTCTCAAGGCGCTCGAACGCATCGCCCACCTTCACGAGGTGACCGGACTCGTGGTCGGGCTTCCCCTCACTCTCGAGGGCGAGGAGAACGAGTGGTGCGCCGAGGTGCGAGCCGTGGGCGACGAGCTCGGGCGTCGGCTCGACCTTCCGGTCACCTACGTCGACGAGCGCATGACCTCGGTCCAGGCCGAAGAGGCGATCCGGAGCTCCGGGCGCCGGCGATCCCAGCGCGAGGAGAAGGGCCGCATCGACGCCGCCGCCGCCGCGGTGATCCTCCAACGCCATCTCGACATGGAAGCCCCCCGATGAGCCGCTCGACCCCGCGCCGAGGCGCCACCCGCATCCGCTCCGTGGCCCTCGCGGGGCTGCTCGCGTCGGCGGCCTGCGGCCCGTCGGCGGATCCCGATGCGGCGCCGATCACGATCGACGTGCCCGACGGGGCCGGTTTCTCGCAGGTGGTGGACACGCTCACCGCGCGCGGACTCGTGGAGCGCCCCACCCTGTTCACGCTCTACGCGCGGTGGAAGAAGGCGGACCGCGAGGTCCGTTCCGGGCGCTACGAGCTGGTGCCGGGTACGGACTGGGCGGGCATTCTCGCGGATCTCACCACGGGCCGCGTGGTGATGCGCGAACTCACCATCCCCGAGGGCTGGGCCCTCCGCCAGATTCTCCCCCGCGTGGCCGAGTTCACCGGCGTCGACTCCGTCGCCTTCCGGCGCTCGCTCACCGATTCGGCGGCCCACACCCGCTTCGACGTGCCGGGCCCCGGACTCGAGGGGTACCTGCTTCCGGAAACGTATCACTTCGCCGACGGCACCTCGGCCGAGGCCGTGGTCGAAACCATGGTCTCGCACTACCGGGACTTCTGGACTCCGGAGCGCCGAGCCCGCCTCGCCGAGCTGGGCTACGACCAGCGGCAGATCACCACCCTCGCCTCCATCGTCCAGGCCGAGGCGAGGGTGGCCGACGAGATGCCGCGCATCGCCGCGGTCTACCACAACCGCCTCCGCATCGGCATGCCCCTCCAGGCCGATCCCACGGTGTTGTACGCCCTCGGCGGACCTCGTGAACGGCTGCTCTACGCGGCGATGGACTCCGTGGCCGACTCGCCGTACAACACCTACACCCACCCCGGACTGCCGCCCGGCCCGATCGGCAGCCCCGGAGCCCAGGCTCTCGAGGCGACCCTCGCACCCGCCGACGACCCCGCCCTCTACTTCGTGGCCGGCGAAGACGGCCGCCACGTGTTCAGCCGAACCCTCGCGGAGCACAACCGAGCCGTGGCCGAGTACCGTCGGCGCAGGGACGGCGGCGGGTGACCGGGGCGTCCTCCCCTCCCCGCACCGACCTCTCCCGAGCACTCCGCCTGATCGTCATCACCGACACGGCGCTCGCCGGCCCCCGCGGCGTGGACGCGGTGGTGTCGAGGGCCCTCGCGGGCGGCGCCCGTGCGATCCAGCTCCGAGACAAGCGCGCGACCGCGGCGGAGCTCTACGACCAGACCCTGCGCCTGCTGCGACGCACGAGGCCGGCCGGGGCACTCCTCTTCGTGAACGACCGCCTCGACGTGGCGCTGGCTGCCGGCGCAGACGGCGCCCACCTGGGGCCCACCGATATCGAGCCCGCGGCCGCACGCCGCATCGCCCCTGCACCCTTCCTTCTCGGCTACTCCACCGACGACCCCGAGGCCGCCCGCCACGCGGAGGCCGACGGGGTGGACTACCTGGGGTGCGGCGCGGTCTTCGGAACGACCACCAAGGACGTGGGCGGTGAGGCGAT contains the following coding sequences:
- a CDS encoding PBP1A family penicillin-binding protein, which codes for MASRSSSSLRARLGRLAAPLLEARILVPVVLGLLFVGFAGAGLAVGAWQNVCATCPSVAQIRTWEPEQTSKLLAADGRLISELGMQRRTPVAIEDLPPYVPQAVVSIEDHRFYRHNGFDIWGFSRAATGQLMGQYRGGGSTITQQLARNMFLERVGNERRYTRKLRELQVAFELERSYEKDQILEAYINEIYMGRGYGFQSASRAYFGKNVTEVDVAEAALLAAILNRPTFYDPFRNPEAALFRRNLVLSAMAEHGYLEPEEAERWKQAPLPVEDHSSESIHGIAPYFEEWVRQILDSRFGDEVYRGGLRVYTTLDLDVQRAAVEAMNWGWERIEAVPGYRHPKYAAFDTVASFEGGETPYLQGMMVVVEPSTGQVKALIGGRDFEHSKFDRARLARRQAGSSFKPFVYVSALSSGLPASHIVSDQPVVYSQVSGEDWRPSNFDGEFRGPMTIREALRSSINMVAIKLGWEEVGIETVAQTARRMGITTEIERFPSTTIGAVEVRPLEMAEAYTAFANLGTKVRPFPILRVEDADGELLWEPQPERTQVLDSLPARLMVDMLQDAANQGTGANIRAIGNLPYEVPAAGKTGTTNDGTNTWFMGFTPNLTAGVWFGMDRPVPITYNATGGGYAAPVWGRFMRHVYYGMDSATDSTATAGTFDEGVVPIPAPWPMPVELTTREVDGRSGKLWSPWCSDAVDPATVDEDGPRPVMRRYTEYYIPGTEPTEMCDDSRRNMFRIPQGIGPVGRRGGGGGG
- a CDS encoding YtxH domain-containing protein gives rise to the protein MEYDEHSTQVMNFVSGLVLGAVIGAGVALLTAPQSGRRTRRRIRRRAVDVRSNAGDRFEDLAADVRSKVDDALEGARARLGR
- a CDS encoding V4R domain-containing protein; its protein translation is MESQPREISIPAEAFEHLRAALVQEGGEAAGVHALHAAGFATGESIYELFVGSTGRTPEDTGPGRFFAGLADFFRSRGWGTLTHESRHPGLSVLTSVDWAEADEESEGHPTCAFSSGVLSYLLTRAAGAPVAVLETACRARGDARCEFAFGSEHTIQAVYGALVEGGTLDDALASLRSGAD
- a CDS encoding DUF3343 domain-containing protein, encoding MSRALFLFPSTHMAMWAEEVAEEASLPAELVPAPPGSEALCDLALQTFDHLEGAVRTALVEAGVDFTRPAASPPPTE
- the thiE gene encoding thiamine phosphate synthase, with the protein product MTGASSPPRTDLSRALRLIVITDTALAGPRGVDAVVSRALAGGARAIQLRDKRATAAELYDQTLRLLRRTRPAGALLFVNDRLDVALAAGADGAHLGPTDIEPAAARRIAPAPFLLGYSTDDPEAARHAEADGVDYLGCGAVFGTTTKDVGGEAIGPARLHRVASAVRIPVVGIGGITADNVGQVARTAAAGCAVISEVMAATDPAAACEALLAPFHSRS
- the mltG gene encoding endolytic transglycosylase MltG, encoding MSRSTPRRGATRIRSVALAGLLASAACGPSADPDAAPITIDVPDGAGFSQVVDTLTARGLVERPTLFTLYARWKKADREVRSGRYELVPGTDWAGILADLTTGRVVMRELTIPEGWALRQILPRVAEFTGVDSVAFRRSLTDSAAHTRFDVPGPGLEGYLLPETYHFADGTSAEAVVETMVSHYRDFWTPERRARLAELGYDQRQITTLASIVQAEARVADEMPRIAAVYHNRLRIGMPLQADPTVLYALGGPRERLLYAAMDSVADSPYNTYTHPGLPPGPIGSPGAQALEATLAPADDPALYFVAGEDGRHVFSRTLAEHNRAVAEYRRRRDGGG
- a CDS encoding thymidine phosphorylase, translated to MIPAQVIEAKRDGRAISSSRLRDFFSAYLAGEVEEYQMSAFLMAVLFRGMDARELDDLVEIMLGSGASLDLRDLGAARIDKHSTGGVGDKVSIALAPLAAELGVYVPMMSGRGLGHTGGTLDKLEAIPGFRTDLDLGAFRAVLEAVGCAMIGQTAEIAPLDRRLYDLRSVTGTVPAIPLIAASIMSKKLAEGLTGLLLDVKVGSGAFMQSEERALELARVMVGLGAARGVETEALVTAMDRPLGRAVGNTLETAEAFRCLAGGGPDDLRALVVLEAAAMARLGDSGRTEPDAIAAAEAALDDGSALRRMERLVEAQGGDPALVSNPDGFERAPVVRAISADRDGRLARVEPRALGEAVVAMRGGRARLGDTIDPRVGFLLCVEAGDALSHGDLLAEVHAADEGAADAGEVALRNAVRWDDEGGPLRPLVSHRVTRSGVETLPAG
- the ruvX gene encoding Holliday junction resolvase RuvX → MSIDYGERRIGVALSDPTGTLASPLETVHRRRGKRPPLKALERIAHLHEVTGLVVGLPLTLEGEENEWCAEVRAVGDELGRRLDLPVTYVDERMTSVQAEEAIRSSGRRRSQREEKGRIDAAAAAVILQRHLDMEAPR